The following proteins come from a genomic window of Candidatus Spechtbacterales bacterium:
- a CDS encoding FG-GAP-like repeat-containing protein produces the protein MMLLKKLFRKLRVISRWWDNISSRCARKNFAVWAVFILTVVAGFFLSSKIFAVFEVFSEKNLFNSEVYVEGNMEPYVMAEFYGSRFYSLNRLYSRDWTAEVIKYTKHKEASPPVVARYLAYTASIYADVLNETNSQEQANVVTAQFLKVLFPEKTREISDVLISFNFEEAELNDEAREVFNVYSDRLQDDGFNIVWNGETRKEDSWYVQNESNVDKGAAAGEWKTWIVDKNFVDVSPPPKRGSLRDIVEINRAQHLIDHRQPTEEEGIFFWRGVDNIISMETITVAGIWQNILYIELGRTLDDATYAQYQKLLSQSIADSLIVVWDVKYTHLVQRPFMRIPRLNILYSNPSYPSYPSSDAAVSVAASEVLSLLVPEKRDLWVKFATDSMNSVLLAGVNFDSDVVAGTHIGKWVAEEILQNNDTQIHLDTDFQKNKFKTRYSNFRVVKDFLLLKTQSAVAGIVKFLKGEVQVKHFMDATKESGLRLGIERGRGVSWGDYNSDGNIDLLTSHGLYKNEGDGTFKMVASSESGAYFQAPGFFADYNNDGCLDVFFPRSGPREDINTPGQSNFLYKGNCDGTFTDVTEESGLADSYHSTSASWADYNNDGYLDLYVINLSILMGSEIGVVPVHYFNEPNILYRNNGDGTFTDVTEEAGRVDGILDCDFYNNSQIGRAINFKAPFQPIWFDYNNDNQIDLFVVSDTFLSPLYHNNGDGTFTQVTQEAGLCEPNESSNMGAAVADYNNNGFLDIYITNMGSNSFWRNNGDGTFTDIVKETEADDTGVGWGTHFLDYDNDSDLDLLLVNGSPHMRSRYYVGSRRKPTDEGEFFENIGDGTFVKKGQILGFDYGNDATYSTAMADYNNDGFPDVYIQLSGERHPNGHSILYKNTPNNNNWVKFQLIGTKSNRDAIGARIYLTSGGKTQMQEIINGSSYVGQSSPWPIFGLGNTDNIEQVKIRWPSGIVQIFENLDINKKVIITEGRTDVEYK, from the coding sequence ATGATGTTATTGAAAAAATTATTCCGCAAATTGAGAGTGATTTCCAGGTGGTGGGATAATATTTCCTCTCGATGTGCAAGAAAAAATTTTGCTGTGTGGGCGGTTTTTATCCTGACTGTGGTGGCAGGGTTTTTTTTAAGCAGTAAAATATTTGCGGTGTTCGAAGTGTTTAGCGAAAAAAATCTTTTTAACTCTGAGGTCTATGTGGAAGGTAATATGGAGCCATATGTTATGGCTGAGTTCTACGGTAGTAGATTTTACTCGTTAAATCGGCTTTATTCCCGTGATTGGACGGCAGAGGTGATAAAATATACCAAACACAAAGAAGCCTCTCCTCCTGTGGTAGCGCGCTACTTGGCGTATACGGCATCAATATATGCAGATGTTTTGAATGAGACAAATAGCCAAGAACAGGCAAATGTTGTAACAGCTCAATTTTTAAAGGTTCTTTTTCCCGAAAAAACACGAGAGATATCTGACGTATTAATATCATTTAATTTTGAGGAAGCGGAGTTAAACGATGAAGCAAGAGAAGTTTTTAATGTATACTCAGACCGTCTTCAGGATGATGGTTTTAATATTGTTTGGAATGGAGAAACACGTAAAGAAGATAGTTGGTATGTACAAAATGAAAGTAATGTTGATAAAGGCGCTGCCGCGGGGGAATGGAAAACGTGGATAGTGGATAAAAATTTTGTAGATGTTTCGCCACCTCCAAAAAGGGGAAGTTTGCGGGATATTGTTGAAATAAATAGAGCACAGCATTTAATAGATCATCGCCAACCCACTGAAGAAGAGGGTATTTTTTTCTGGCGAGGTGTGGATAATATAATAAGCATGGAAACAATAACGGTGGCTGGGATATGGCAGAATATATTGTACATAGAATTAGGAAGAACCTTGGATGATGCAACATATGCCCAATATCAAAAGTTGCTTTCTCAAAGCATAGCCGATTCTCTTATTGTGGTCTGGGATGTGAAATACACACACTTAGTACAACGACCCTTTATGCGCATACCGCGACTTAATATTTTGTATAGCAACCCGTCTTATCCTTCGTACCCTTCCTCTGATGCAGCAGTCTCTGTTGCTGCATCAGAGGTACTTAGTTTGCTTGTGCCAGAAAAACGCGATCTTTGGGTTAAATTTGCTACCGATTCTATGAATTCTGTCCTCTTGGCAGGGGTTAATTTTGATTCAGATGTCGTTGCAGGCACGCACATAGGGAAGTGGGTTGCGGAAGAGATACTTCAAAACAATGATACACAAATACATTTGGATACCGATTTTCAGAAAAATAAGTTTAAGACAAGGTACTCCAATTTTAGAGTAGTGAAGGATTTTTTACTTTTGAAAACCCAGAGTGCGGTTGCTGGAATAGTTAAATTTTTAAAAGGCGAAGTACAGGTGAAACATTTCATGGATGCAACAAAAGAGAGCGGGCTTCGGTTGGGGATTGAAAGAGGCAGGGGGGTGTCATGGGGCGATTATAATTCAGATGGAAACATAGACCTTCTAACATCTCATGGATTGTATAAAAATGAAGGGGATGGAACATTTAAAATGGTTGCATCAAGTGAAAGCGGAGCATATTTCCAAGCCCCCGGTTTTTTTGCGGACTATAATAATGACGGGTGTCTTGATGTATTTTTTCCCAGAAGCGGTCCGCGTGAAGATATAAATACTCCGGGACAATCCAATTTTTTATATAAAGGTAATTGTGACGGCACATTTACAGATGTTACAGAAGAATCAGGTCTCGCAGACTCTTACCACAGCACAAGTGCCTCTTGGGCTGATTATAACAACGATGGATATTTAGATTTATATGTGATAAATCTCAGCATTTTGATGGGTTCAGAAATAGGAGTTGTACCCGTGCATTACTTTAATGAGCCGAATATCCTATACAGGAACAACGGCGACGGTACTTTCACAGATGTCACAGAAGAGGCCGGCCGAGTGGACGGCATCTTAGACTGCGATTTTTACAACAACAGCCAAATAGGCCGCGCGATAAATTTCAAGGCTCCTTTTCAGCCGATATGGTTTGATTATAACAACGATAATCAAATAGATCTTTTTGTAGTTTCGGATACTTTTTTAAGCCCGCTTTATCACAACAATGGCGATGGTACATTTACACAAGTAACACAGGAGGCGGGTTTGTGTGAACCTAATGAATCATCTAATATGGGTGCTGCTGTCGCTGATTATAATAACAACGGTTTTTTGGATATATATATTACCAACATGGGTAGTAACTCCTTTTGGCGCAACAATGGCGATGGTACGTTTACAGACATTGTTAAGGAAACAGAGGCAGACGACACAGGAGTTGGGTGGGGGACTCATTTTTTGGATTATGATAACGACAGTGATTTGGATCTTCTGCTGGTTAACGGCAGTCCCCATATGAGGTCGAGGTATTATGTAGGATCAAGAAGGAAGCCAACAGATGAAGGGGAGTTTTTTGAAAACATTGGCGATGGCACTTTTGTAAAAAAAGGTCAAATTTTGGGGTTTGATTATGGAAATGACGCAACGTATTCTACAGCTATGGCTGATTACAATAACGACGGCTTTCCCGACGTCTATATTCAGCTTAGTGGAGAGAGACACCCTAATGGGCATTCTATTTTATATAAAAATACACCCAACAATAATAATTGGGTAAAATTTCAGCTTATAGGAACAAAAAGCAATAGAGACGCCATAGGAGCACGTATTTATTTAACAAGTGGAGGTAAAACACAAATGCAAGAAATTATAAATGGATCTTCTTATGTAGGACAATCAAGCCCATGGCCAATATTTGGTCTTGGCAATACGGACAATATAGAGCAGGTAAAAATTAGGTGGCCGAGTGGCATTGTGCAGATTTTTGAAAATTTAGATATTAACAAAAAAGTAATTATCACAGAAGGCCGCACTGATGTGGAATATAAGTAA